TTGGAACCGAACAATATCTCAGACTTGAAAGTCTATTAAAAATTCAACACACAGCTCACAATAACACAACCTTTGAAAATTCATAGAAGATTTGATATATCAGATTCAGTTATTATTAGTAAAAAACTTATGCCCATAAAATAAATTTCTGAATTCTGAGTACCTTTCTTTCATCCCTGATTGAAATAATGCCCGCAAATAATCACAACTTGACTCCACTATAACTTTGTGAACATGTAGATGTGGAACCAAAGAGGAGCAACTATTGCACTTCCAATTTACAAGCTGTATTGTGCTGCTGGCTTCAAATATGAGATCCCTGAatccatgaaaaaaaaaaaaaaaatagcgtTACACAAATAATTTTGTGGAACAAATAACAGCAAAAATAAAGCTCCCCATCCAACTCCCCCCTCAATAGAGAATAGCCCTTCTCCAGTTGTGCACAATGTAAGATACTATGATATACCCATGTCCTGCAATTGCAAGTCAGTGTTCCTAGGACTTGAAGTTATATttttcaacctcttcttattaGACCAGTGTCCATGCCCCATGGCCAtatataattagaaaaaaacacacacacacacacaaaattaAGATGGTGTATGCACAACAAACAGAGCAAGAATTCACTTATCAATAGCAAACTTGAAAACATAAGCATTTGcctgaaaaaaataaaaggttTGCCTGAAAAAATAGTCAAACAACTATTCCATGACCTTCTGTACAAGGTCTCATGACCTTCTGAAACATGGCCCAATAGTCAAACAACTATACATACAAATGCCTATGGTTATCAATTGGGAAATGGTACTTACGAAAGATATTGTCCGCCTGGCCTAAGAGCAGGACTCAGATCAAAACTTGGTATAGGGACACCCCATTTCGGGTTTCTTTTAGAAAGCATTTGCACCAAAGGTTCCAGTTTACAATGCCTGGAAAAAACTTTCAGCTTTCTGATAAGGCCTTCTTCTGCTTGTAAATAACCTGAGTAAACATACTCCAGCAACTTCAACAATGATTGCTGATCCACGTGAGCTGATAGATGGACTGCCTTTGTGATGTTTCTCTCAATATCCAATTCTATGCTTCCTCCATTAGATGGCTTCTCCTTAGGAACTGCTGCCCCAGGAGGTAGTAATGATGGACATCTTACAGTGAGAATTACTTCATGAACATGGACAGATTCCTCGTTAACAAGAACTAGATTTCGATCAGAATGATCTCTCACCCCTAGGGATTTCCCAATTCTCTTCCCCAAAATACTTGGGAAACCATACAGTCCAAAATAGCTAAGCACATATGCAGCATACCATCTTGAACCATGAGCATTGTGGTTTCTGCATACATCTTCCAATTCCTGAATCAACTTGGCTTTTGAAAAGTCTACCTGGCTGTCAGGGGGATGGACTTTTATATCAGTAAAATGATGTAACAACTCAGCAAGGATCCACAAGCTAAAAAGCAAAAGCATATCTTCCCCTTCCCAATCTTCTACGCCGGAAACACAACAGCTTCTCTCACTGAATGGATCACGCAAATGAGATACCAGAGCAGCTCTTTTAACACGAACAGGATTGTTCAACCACCATAGTGTGAAGGCCAGAACAGTTTTCATCCCTTGGAATTTAATTATGCGTTCCCGATATGTAGGTAGACTGCAATAACTTGCCAAACTAATCAAGCTGACCACAATCTCAAGGTTTCCTGGAAGGCCAAACATGCTTCCAGTCAATCCAGCATTTAAAATGTTCAGTAAGTATTCAACATAATCCTTGTCATCCAGCTTAAGTATTTCATGTAGTATGGACCTGGCCGAGGATGCAATATATTTGCAAGGAGAATAAACCATCATAAGAACTGCCCTACTAGCTGATTCACACTCGCTCATATATGTGAGACCATATTGAGAAACTTGACGTAATGTCCGAACTGAGTTTGCGAAGGACAAGCTGCCAAAGAGATAGACAAGAAAGGGAAAGGAACAAGAAATAGAATTAGCACCGCATGTTAAATCAACACAATCAACTATAATAACAAGAACTAGCACCAAAATTACAGGGAATATCAGGAAAAAACCCACAACTACAAGACTAAttggagaagaaaaagaaaatattccAACCTGAGCTACAAAAGCACTCTCTTGCGGATAGATGTATTACCATGCACATATTATGAGGACATTAAGTTGGAGTTCATTCCCTTGCACCTTATGATTGATATTTCCTGCACAATTAGCTGCAAGTCCTCCAAGAATATCCCATACATATGGTCTATAGGAAAGTAGAAAATTTGCTTCATGACTCTCCTGCACAACAATTATCAGATCATTCAAGGAGGACTCACGCTGCATTTTGTGAACTTTGGGATAATCTTCCAGAAGAAGATCAAGGAGGACTCTATCTACACCAGCTTCCCAAAAGTGCATGTGGTGATCACCGACCCAGAAAGTTATTGAAGCCAAACGACAAGCTTCCTCAACAAAAGATGATTGGGTTTTAGCAGATTTTTCAGCAGTTGAACTCCGACTCTTCAATGCACTGATGATAGCTTTGACAAGGGACTCAGAGCATATCTTCAGCATTTTTGTAGATCCTCTCCTGCTGAGCTGATAAAATCCATGAAGCAGAATAATTCAGGCACAAAAAAGATCTACAACATCATCACAGGATAATGGTTAATATGAGAAAGGATACCGCTAAGCATCGAGCAAGTTTAAATGCCTCCGTGCGGACTGAATCAGTATTTGAACTATCCATACACCTAACAACCATTTCTAGAAAATGCTCTCCCTTTTTGAGAAGCTTCTCCGCACCATTTACACACAGAGCTGACAAGCACAAGAAATAGAAATAGTTGCACTATCAAAAAGTTACATTTACAAGACCTGCTTCAAACAATAGGAAACATATAACAGATAGTGTGATACCTAAAGAAGAATATAATTGCAGCACAGCAACTATTACTGAGTTTTCAGACTGTATGATAGCATCCAAGATGTCTAAGAACTCAGAATCATTCCACACAGAGTATCTAAAGGATGAGCACTTCCACAATATTTTACTCAAAACAAATGACATCTCTTGAAAGTACTCAATTGGTTTTCCCTCTATATAGAACTGCTTGATATTTTGGATAATACAACTAACTGCATTTGCTTCCTTCAGAAGATGCCACGCTTCTCTCTCTTGTCTAGAACTTAACTTGGATAGAATGACATTCGTGGATGCGGCACATGACATTGCAACTTGCCATTGTTGGCATGATAATAAATCTGCTAAAGGATAGAGTAGATCCAGGACATGAATATGCAGTATTGAACTAGGCAAAAAATTAACCAGCTTTACAGTAACAGTAGAAGCCAGCCTCAGTATTGATTGACTTTTGAACTCCAATATGCTCTTGATTGCTCTGACTATATCAACCACCGAATCCTGGAACAAAATGAGTTAATTGgggctaataaaagtgaaacgTGTATGAATCAAGAATATGTGATTCATATTGCTTGTTAAGATCTCTTAGAATATATGTACCTTGACAAGCGGGTATTGCAATGTTTCGCTAGAGATACACTCGAGGAACGCATCAATTGAACGAAGCACTTGTCTTTGTATCTCAATGTCTGAACAATTCCATTTCTCTTTCCTCTCCCAGCTTCTGCAATCACAAGGTGCAGTATAACATGATGTTACATATTAAAGAGACTACATTAGCTAACAAGAAAAATAAGTTTTTGAAAATCTAATACTCTGGTAACTCTGAATGGGAAGAAGTATCTACCAATACAATACCTGAGAAATTAAAGTGAACTAAAAATAGCAGTTAAAACCAGTCACTTTAGCTTCCATCTAAACCAAGCCATGTTTGATAGAGAAAGTGATCATTTTAGTTttggtaaatatcactttttgtCCCATCGTTTTAGCGTTTTAACGAAATGTCCCACCATAAAGATAAGTGCAAAAGATACCCAACGTATCAAAGTTTGGTTGTTTGTAtctcgcaaaaaaaaaaaaaaaatggtgccTGATTTTTTACGTGTACCTTCAGATCTCCATCCTGGCAAGCCAACGTGGCCATTTTAATCTACATGGCATTACTTTTcgactttatatatatatttaaaaaaaaagtccaCCTAATACTAACTCCAAAAACGATGTCTTTTGTCCATCAGCACTTAGCCAAAATTTCTCCAACAGCGCTGCCTCCTTCTCCGGCGACTGCCTCCAAATCTTTAAGAAGTTCTTCAATGTCCCAATAACCTGAGAATCCAAGCATCTTTGAGCTGTTTAACGTTTCATTCTATGCATCTACGTAGGCGGATACGAGCTCGAAGAATGTATTCATCATGATTCCATGGTTTCACGACAAAGACTCCATATTCTCGTATAAGAAATTGTGAATACCTGTGCCGAAGAACTTCGGTTTGATGAAAAGAGGCTCAACGTTTTCTCTCTTGATCTTGATCCATGGGAAATAAGTACGGTTGAGCATGCCGCCGCTgccaccattttttctctctttggCATGACAGCATCGATTGAAGGTGtaggttagagagagagaacatgTCGATTGCGAAGAAGACGTATCACCGGATACCGTATCCGTTGGCCGAATCGAGGGTCTAGGACAAGAAGTTGTCAATGATGAATGATGATGAGGGAGACAGTAGGGATGAGAGATTCGAGGATTTGGTCGAAGTGGGGCTGCATGAGCTTGGTGGCGGCGGAGGAGGGGACCCATAGAGAAATGTCGGGAAGTTTGTCGGTGGTCTCGACACCGGGAGGGATGCCGGGGATGTTTGGAGGGAAGGAGGATGAGCTCTTTGAGTTCAacgaaacaaataaaattagagAACTGACTCATTTTAGCATGGCTCTGGCCATGAATGGTTTGGCTAATGCTACTTCAGATATATGCTTGGAGAAGCTTAAGTAAGAACAGCAGTGAAATATTGAAATGACTGTCTAGCAATTGACTGCTAGTAATTAGGTGGCAGAGTGCAATGCCtcagatgaaatatatatatatatacatgtattgaTAAGAAACAGAAGGGAAAAAGAATTATTAATGATAAAATGAGTACAGGGGGATGAGGAATCTCATACTGATTAACATAAGCTAGGAACTGATGAGCCATTTATAGTGAATTATGCATCATAACTTGCCCAAGGAGAGGCACCATGAGTTTGTTGATATTCGTACCTAATCGAAACAGAGGTTATACATTCGCTACTGAGGTGCACACACCACGTCCCTAATGCAAAGAATCTCCCTAAACCATCAAGTGGAAGGAACAATCAACGATACTAACTACCCCATGCTTCATTAACATTAGCAGCCTTACTGGATACTTGATATTCCTCTAGCATAAAGTGCGCAGTTGATCTAGGTATTGACAGGCAATTGGTATGTAAGGACGTATATATAACTCTCAAATGAGTTGAAAGAGTTACTTCCTCATGCATTAATCTCCAGCTACAACCAAATAGATGAAGCCTAGAGTATAAAACAGTAAACTCCCTGTGAGCTCACTATCCTAGATGTTTGCGCTAGGCTAGAGCAGCGCATACAGCTACTTGTATCAGGAGGTTCATATGGCCAAAGAATGCATAACAAGACACCTCAATTCAGATAGACTAAACTAATTTACATACAAAAAGTGTCCTTGGAAAAACAAAAGGTGTGAATTCGAAGGATACCCGAGGTTGAGGGCGTGGTAAAGGCGTTGGTGGAGGGTGAGGACGTGGCCGCTTATGCCGCGGTTGTGGTCGTGCTTCGCGGACGATCGCATGATTATACTCGACGGCTGTCGCCGCTCCTGGTTGAATCGGGAAAATCGTTCGGACCTACTCCAGTGGATAAGACAAATTTATTGTAGAAAGCGCACGACTGAAACCGCCATTGAAGAGGAGTTGAGAGTTTATACGTCTTCTACGACCCAACCCAACTCTTTTTCTAGCTAAATAGTCCAACCACCGAGGGCGTTGGTGTTTCGTTTTAATTTTAACATCTATCAGGTTTAACAAATAGATTACAGCTGAGAGAGAAAACATCAATGGCTATATTAGTCAATTTGATGGGTAAAATTGGAAattaaattttgtaaataaattcaattaaaaaggctaaaattgaaaattgcatAATCCATTCAATAAATAACCAAATATATAAGGCAAATACTTGGGCATAGGGTGCGATTGGGTTGACATGTTATtgcatttgtttataataattgttacttttaataagcataagatatatatttgttcgcacaaatgtatacttacgttaatataagtagttaacatcaatattgtgaagaaatgtaatgtttcaaaaaattgcctttctttataataataattactccctccgtcccaataaaagtggccacatttcctttttgggtgtcccattaaaagtggctactttctaaaaatggcaaaagtttactttaattaagtcaacaattactcactaatttggtcaacaattgtaggccactttctaaaaatgtcaaaattactcactaatttggtcaacaattgtaggccactttctaaaaattactcactaattttggtgggtcacactcaattaaaacataacaatccccttcttaatctccgtgcccaaaaaaa
The genomic region above belongs to Salvia miltiorrhiza cultivar Shanhuang (shh) chromosome 5, IMPLAD_Smil_shh, whole genome shotgun sequence and contains:
- the LOC130986057 gene encoding uncharacterized protein LOC130986057 — protein: MSQFSNFICFVELKELILLPSKHPRHPSRCRDHRQTSRHFSMGPLLRRHQAHAAPLRPNPRISHPYCLPHHHSSLTTSCPRPSIRPTDTVSGDTSSSQSTCSLSLTYTFNRCCHAKERKNGGSGGMLNRTYFPWIKIKRENVEPLFIKPKFFGTGYWDIEELLKDLEAVAGEGGSAVGEILAKC
- the LOC130986056 gene encoding BTB/POZ domain-containing protein At1g04390 isoform X2, with the protein product MSCAASTNVILSKLSSRQEREAWHLLKEANAVSCIIQNIKQFYIEGKPIEYFQEMSFVLSKILWKCSSFRYSVWNDSEFLDILDAIIQSENSVIVAVLQLYSSLALCVNGAEKLLKKGEHFLEMVVRCMDSSNTDSVRTEAFKLARCLALSRRGSTKMLKICSESLVKAIISALKSRSSTAEKSAKTQSSFVEEACRLASITFWVGDHHMHFWEAGVDRVLLDLLLEDYPKVHKMQRESSLNDLIIVVQESHEANFLLSYRPYVWDILGGLAANCAGNINHKVQGNELQLNVLIICACLSFANSVRTLRQVSQYGLTYMSECESASRAVLMMVYSPCKYIASSARSILHEILKLDDKDYVEYLLNILNAGLTGSMFGLPGNLEIVVSLISLASYCSLPTYRERIIKFQGMKTVLAFTLWWLNNPVRVKRAALVSHLRDPFSERSCCVSGVEDWEGEDMLLLFSLWILAELLHHFTDIKVHPPDSQVDFSKAKLIQELEDVCRNHNAHGSRWYAAYVLSYFGLYGFPSILGKRIGKSLGVRDHSDRNLVLVNEESVHVHEVILTVRCPSLLPPGAAVPKEKPSNGGSIELDIERNITKAVHLSAHVDQQSLLKLLEYVYSGYLQAEEGLIRKLKVFSRHCKLEPLVQMLSKRNPKWGVPIPSFDLSPALRPGGQYLSDLIFEASSTIQLVNWKCNSCSSLVPHLHVHKVIVESSCDYLRALFQSGMKESHLQVVKVPGSWDSLNKLVSWFYSEHLPVPTFDCLWDSLDPEIKLGEVRTYIELCWLAEFWFIEDLNEECYKVVISCLDSSGYLSTKVIQTAANFSQWRLAQVAADHMAPSYHRLRNSGELDGLDSNLVEMVRAASVRLSQERDQSR
- the LOC130986056 gene encoding BTB/POZ domain-containing protein At1g04390 isoform X1, with product MRSSAKHDHNRGISGHVLTLHQRLYHALNLGSWERKEKWNCSDIEIQRQVLRSIDAFLECISSETLQYPLVKDSVVDIVRAIKSILEFKSQSILRLASTVTVKLVNFLPSSILHIHVLDLLYPLADLLSCQQWQVAMSCAASTNVILSKLSSRQEREAWHLLKEANAVSCIIQNIKQFYIEGKPIEYFQEMSFVLSKILWKCSSFRYSVWNDSEFLDILDAIIQSENSVIVAVLQLYSSLALCVNGAEKLLKKGEHFLEMVVRCMDSSNTDSVRTEAFKLARCLALSRRGSTKMLKICSESLVKAIISALKSRSSTAEKSAKTQSSFVEEACRLASITFWVGDHHMHFWEAGVDRVLLDLLLEDYPKVHKMQRESSLNDLIIVVQESHEANFLLSYRPYVWDILGGLAANCAGNINHKVQGNELQLNVLIICACLSFANSVRTLRQVSQYGLTYMSECESASRAVLMMVYSPCKYIASSARSILHEILKLDDKDYVEYLLNILNAGLTGSMFGLPGNLEIVVSLISLASYCSLPTYRERIIKFQGMKTVLAFTLWWLNNPVRVKRAALVSHLRDPFSERSCCVSGVEDWEGEDMLLLFSLWILAELLHHFTDIKVHPPDSQVDFSKAKLIQELEDVCRNHNAHGSRWYAAYVLSYFGLYGFPSILGKRIGKSLGVRDHSDRNLVLVNEESVHVHEVILTVRCPSLLPPGAAVPKEKPSNGGSIELDIERNITKAVHLSAHVDQQSLLKLLEYVYSGYLQAEEGLIRKLKVFSRHCKLEPLVQMLSKRNPKWGVPIPSFDLSPALRPGGQYLSDLIFEASSTIQLVNWKCNSCSSLVPHLHVHKVIVESSCDYLRALFQSGMKESHLQVVKVPGSWDSLNKLVSWFYSEHLPVPTFDCLWDSLDPEIKLGEVRTYIELCWLAEFWFIEDLNEECYKVVISCLDSSGYLSTKVIQTAANFSQWRLAQVAADHMAPSYHRLRNSGELDGLDSNLVEMVRAASVRLSQERDQSR